The Primulina huaijiensis isolate GDHJ02 chromosome 6, ASM1229523v2, whole genome shotgun sequence genomic sequence ggattAAAAGTATGTGCTTTTAGGCTTATGGGCTTTCCATGTGTGTGAATGGAAATTTGAAATGTTGGAAAAATGAAGTTGTATAGATAAGTTTATATTGTGTTACACTTTAGGGAGGTGTAACAATGATTGGTCAAGAGGCTCTCTCTCGCGCACACAGACGCAGCGGGGGTGCAAATCATGGGCCCGATTTGCAGTGGAAAAAGGCTTGACTTGTGTGCAAACGTACGAGCGCGACCTGGGTGCGTTGAATGTCGGACCGATCAAGGCAAAAATCGCCTAGCAGTCTATGccatcttttgttatttttttccaGTTGAGACTTTTCACATGCCCTTGAGACCTTTCGCATGGTCTGACTGTTGGTGCTTCATCTCCCCAACTGTTAGTGATTCATCTACCATCTTTAAGGCAACTTTTGGCCTTTCGTATGGATGGTATTGACAAGTATAAATAGGGGATGTGCCTAACCTAGAAAACACCTACCGAAAATCCACTTTCTTCTCACTATACTTCTGAGTTCTGCTACAGTACTTCTGCGTTCTGCTACAGTACTTCTGCTTTTGCTacagtacttctggttctgcTCTAGTACTGCATCTGCTACAGTACTTCTGTTCTGCTACAGTATTTCGTTTTGCTACAGTACTTCTGCTGTTCGTTCTGCTACAGTACTTCTGCTTCTGCTGCTACAGTACTGTTTCTGCTCTGTTCACTGATAAAGTTCAAGTACTGATTTTGTTCGCTAGCATAGTGCTTTGTGCTGCAACTCTGCTGGTTTgcccgttgtatcctgggaaacagacgtccgctgAATCCTCGGAGCACATACCGGAGggggcgaatctgttttaaggaaactgtacaagctacaggcctcggtttgatTTATTGTACTACTGTTTTGATTAACTACATTGATTTGCTGGATAGCTATCTGTTCTGTTTCTTCCATATATTTTGAACAACATAAACTTTTATGAACAAATGTCACGATTTTCTTTAAAACTTTTCGAAATAATTGCCACTTGTAACATTGGAGTTTCAAGGGTAAAATCAAGTTCTTTGAATACAAAATCACAATATTGGAGTTTCAATATCTCTACATCATGTCCAAAATTTATCTCTTTTATtataagagtgggtctcatgtgagaccgtctcacgtatcttaatctgtgagacgggtcaaccatacccatattcacaataaaaattaatactcttagcataaaaagtaatactttttcatggatgacccaaataagagatccgtattacaaatacgacatgtgagaccgtatcacataaatttttgtctttttataatattttttcattcagGAATGTTTCGGTATtagttctgattttttttaattgtccaTTTAAGTCGGGAAAGCTCTCCCCGTAGCattcattgatttttttttaaattgtccatttcaatcaattttttgaaatttcagctTATTAGTAGATATTTGATTTGTTGTAAGTGGAAGTCATTTATGGCTAAACAAAGTACACATTCTATGGAATTCACCCTGAATTATGGTAatgttaatatttttgtaaGTTGATGAATTTTGTGATAAATTTATCGAGGTTATCACaagtatttattattaaattatactaaaatatttaaaaactataTAGTATAAATTTATATTGAACATGATGATGTTATTCCAATAAATCAGATAGATGCAACTGATGGCGTAgataaacaacaaaaacaaaaggtTCAAACAATAACAAGGGTTGGAACCAATGACGAAAAAGATGCAGAATTTTACGataatgaatttgattttgatgaaaattttaAGGAGAAATGGAAAAATATATTCATTGATAGCGATATTTCGAATGAGTTGTTTGAGAGAATAAAAGGTGATGAAGGGGGTGATGATTTTGCTGAAAGCGACGAGTTAAGAAGTGTAGTTGATTTTGAAGAGGAAAATCCACAAATATTTCTAATATATGTCCCAAATGAAGATTCAGAAATTACTGATTTGAagcttgatataatatttaattctaGAATAATGAAATGTGTGATAGAACGACATTGTATCATACGAGGGATTGTAGTAaactttgttaaaaaatttctattaataaatattcattatattttacttcgaattttaaaatactaaatcaaaaaatatgatataaacttagtttatatttttctggttatttttcaaaaaatataaaaaattggaAGGCTAATATATCTGTACTactctatattatattataattataataaataaatgttcgAGAATTCCCACCTTAATATCTTGACTTGGCAAGACGATAACCATAATgtagacttttttttttttttaataaaccacaatattttagaaataaaaaaactaacTCACTTAaagtgattttaaatttttaataattgttctatcaattaaattttatgaaaaagttcGTATATTTTATAGAATtcctaaatatttttatataaatcacTTCGATATCCAAAAACATTATTAAAAAAGTTATGCAAAGTATATATGCTAATAGTACCGTTAGAACGAGACACGAGGATGGATTGAGAAATTTTTCTTTCTATTGTCGGAATATTCACGAGCTAATATTACCAATCTAACTCACTTATCTTATCTTATGTGACGGGACGGTCGGTCGGTCGAACATGTTTAACTAGTTTTGTGTTAGATTAAGTGGGGGGACGTGGAAGGCCTCCCCTTATTTTGACGGGTCGATAAATTGTTAATCTAATCTACTTATTTCATATAAGAATTATTATTTAACTCGTGCGATGTACAagatgatattattaaaaattgattattataaaaaataatagatatttaacttgtaaaaaaatttatataatataattataaaaaaataaaaaatatttttttcgctAATTTTGAAAAACGTTTTTAAATACAACGTATGTCGATTAAATTTTTTGGCTGATAATCACTCTCGTATATCAAATTTTAGATTGTGTTAGCCTAAGACAATGAGATGGTGCTTATCGTATTTAGTTTATTGATGTCGACCACCAACctaaatacatatttaattctttaatttccGATAggctatatattattattttttaaaacgtgataaataaaatatttttaaataaaattcaataaaattaatgaaaatatttttttcaaaattcagtAACTTCGTCTAAATTTGAATTCACAAACAACTTTATGACATGGTACGTGTTCGACACATTTGAAGGATAACAACAATTTACTTCTTGATCATGAAACTAAGATTCCAAACTCAATGTCTCATTGTTCTCGTTATTTCTGTATGTAGGTAGTTCATAACATCAAACAAATCTAAGTTTAAACGTCAATTGCATCTTTGAaggggcaaaaacttgtgtgagacggtctcacggattgtattttgtgagacagatctcttatttgggtcatccatgaaaaaatattactttttatgctaagagtattactttttattgtgaatatcgatatatttgacccgtttcacatataaagattcgtgagacctctcacaagagacctacttctTTGAAAGATTTAACCCGCAGATGGTATTGAAAAGAGGAGTCATTTCAGAATTCAATTTTGGAGTAGATAAATTTAgtaagttaaataaaataaactcgGTTTCCAATATAATATGCAACACTGCATTATTTATaacttaaaattcaaataagacaTCTCAAGAGACAAAAATTATACGACAGTTGCTTTTGACAAAATTATATAATGAAACAACTCTTTCAAATTATGGAAATTTTGAATTGCATGCATTGAGTGTCAAACATTTTTGATTATTTAGGGTAATCGAGATGTTTATTGAAGGTTTAATTCTATTTGAAACTATTGTGAATCTCtctcttttaattttcttgggatctcttatttgaattttaataaggcaattcaaaatatacaatatatataattttggaaaaaaaaaactactatGCATTAACTCTTTCAAATTAAAGTAATCTCGAAATAACATGTACTTATGGTCAAATATTTATGATTACTAACGGTAATTTAATATCCATTGAAAAACTTTGTTTAAGTGATAATTTTTAATActcaaccaattttttttaagattaactaaatattatatttttttagttttcgaCGAGAAATTTTCTATATATAGACGGAGACGGAGACGGAGACGAATTTAACATATATTTTGACAACTCTATTTGCTAATTCAGTAACTAATAGGTAATTAATGAAATTTATATGTATCGTTGAAATGTGCGGACCAAGTTAAAACGCCTGTGCCATTCAAAGCTACGAACACCTGGACTCTAACTTAAATTACCATTTTACCCATAAATTTTATCCAAATTCCGAGCCAGGGGCAGGCGGCAGCTCTCCTCTGGTCAAATCTTTAGATGAAATCAAACTGCATTCCTCAAATTCGGATTCATTTCATTCCTTTCAATCTTCAAAACTATGCTAGATTCTCAGAAGATTTCATGGATTCTGAGATTTATCTTCCTTCTTGGATTAGGGTTTGAATTTGGGGAAGCACTGAAAGTCCCGTTTCGAGTGAACGACGTTCTTCCGGTGCTGCCGCGTCAGATTTCTTGGCCTGTCCTTAACAACATTCACAGTGCTGTGGATTTGTTGCCGCAGTACATTGGATCATTGACGCCGAATAATGGGTCGATTAACTGGAAAGGCGCTTGCTTCTTCGATAACGAGGCGAAGATTGACTTCACTGATTCCGGTGATCGGGGGATTGGGGGCGGCCTTATTCATCTCTCGGTTTGTGATCTTGATATATATACGTGTATATCAGTTTTTTTAATGTGTGTGTCGTGAGTGGAAATTGTGATATGCTTGTGAATTGGAATGCTGGTTTGATTGTGTGGATTAGTTTGGCGCTATACCGGTTTTGCTAAATTGACGTAGTGGgcaatatttttatatcaattgAGATTTATTTATGTGGCTCTTACGTATCATGTGCGAGTATTGCTAACAAGAACAATGGCATCCagataaaaagttaaaaaatgcTTAGATTGAAACCGATAGAACTTCACAGAAGACGTCTTTTGTCCTCTGTTGATATATTTGTGAGTAATTGAGGTTTGTATGGCTCAATTAAATGTTTCAAGCAGAGTAGGGTGTAATTCAGTTTGAAGACTAAAAATTGGTTTGGGAAATGATAGTTCATGGTATGGGCATTGTTTGAGATTTATCGATTCATTTGTTGCAGGAGATGTGATGAAttcttaataaatttttttggggaAGGTGCCAAATAAGTAGATTGATGACAATGATGTGGTTGAATTCGCAATTGTTGTTGGTTGAGTTATGTCTAATACAAATGTTCattgatttttgtaaaaatCTGGATAATGTAGTTGTTTGATGAAAATTCTGCTACTTATTGGAGGTCTTATTTGTTCAGAatgcataaataaatacatttaagGATGTTGTTAAGACTAGTATGTAGTTATTCCACAAGACCTGTGCAGGTTGGAGATACCggataatcatatatatttttacatatattGATACATGTGAATCGAATTCTATGCGCTATCCATTCGAAAGAatctattttctttttttcaatattagtgTCTATCTATCGAGGTTCTACTTACGTTTAAACTGTTTGTTACTTTTTTCAGACTGCTGCAGCCCACAGCTGGACATGTATGGatttatatgtatttgctacGCCTTATAGGGTTACTTGGGACTACTATTTTTCTGCCCGAGACCACACTCTTAAAATTGAATCTTGGGAGGAACCTGCTGAAGTGGAATATGTACGAGTTTTTTTAGCAGTTACTTGCTTATGATAACTTTGATTAGTATAAGCTGACATTTGGAACCCCATTGAGCAGGTAAAGCAACACGGGATCTCAGTATTTCTTATGCCTTCAGGAATGCTTGGGACACTGCTATCCATGGTTGATATACTGCCTCTGTTTTCCAACACTGGTTGGGGACAGAATGCTAACCTGGCTTTTCTCAAGAAACATATGAGTGCATCATTTGAAAAACGTCATCAACCATCCCGTGCTACGATCAACCCACAAGATGTGCATTCTGGAGACTTTTTAGCTGTTTCAAAGATCCGTGGACGATGGGGTGGATTTGAGACACTGGAGAAGTGGGTCACTGGTGCATTTGCTGGACATACAGCTGTATGCCTGAAGGATGACTTGGGTAATCTTTGGGTTGGCGAGTCTGGACACGAGAATGAAAAGGTGTGCAGTGTGTAATATATTTCTGGCTGTATGTAAATGTTGATTCCACCGACTCCCCTCTATTTTAATCTAAGATTTAACACATTTTCGTAACATAATATGTCAACGAAGAAGCGTCCAAGATACTTGAATTTTAGTtctttccttcttttttacTAATGAAAGCATTAATTCGGGAACTTGGCATTTTTATGTCAGTAATATATTTCCTGTGAGGTAAACTCGATAGCTattggaaaatgaaaataacATTACAAATTTTTAAAGTTGCAATACCATGTAATGCCaatgttatttacttaatttcCCTTTAATATCTTTAATAGTGCTTTTGACTTTGTAAGGCTGAAATTGCAAATTTGGAGTAATGACACATGAGATACATCAGATTGCCAAGGATATCTTGTCAAGGAATTTATTTTAACACCTGATGAGTTGGCTCTTCAGAAGTATTTTCACTTGTTATAGCAAGTAGCAGTAGGAAATATTTATTTGTCATCTTGTATAAAAACATTAATAGAAGGGTTTTGAGATTGAGATTTATGGCTCTTAAATAGTTTATCATATTTCTTGGTTTGAGTTGTTATCATACTTGAGAGTCATTTACATTAGGATATTTATGTTGTTTTTCTACTGGTCTCCTTGTTACCTGCAGGGCGAAGAAATTATTGTTGTACTTCCCTGGGATGAATGGTGGGAATTGGCGCTCAAGGATAGTTCCAATCCACAAATAGCTTTGCTGCCCTTACATCCAGAAGTGCGTGCAAGGTTTAATAACTCTGCAGCCTGGGAATATGCTCGGCAGATGTCCGGCAAGCCATATGGCTATCACAATATGATCTTTAGTTGGATAGACACTGTAGCTGACAATTATCCCCCACCTCTAGATGCTCACTTGGTATGCGTTTATATATGCTCTCTTGAACGAAATTTTCCAATCATATGACATCTTAATGTTGGTTTCATTAAAAACTCGCTGAAGTGGAGTTTGTTTCTGAATTCAGattagaatgaggactgcttgTTTTTCCTGACCAGAAGATTGTTTGCAGGTCATTTCTGTCATGTCTATGTGGACCAGAATGCAGCCAGCATATGCTGCAAACATGTGGAATGAAGCTCTTAATATGCGACTTGGGACTGAGGTCAcctgttaatttttttttaaaaaaatcgaattCGTAATCTGTCTTTTTGCCGTCTAGTTTCTGAAGTATCACATTACACACTTGAAACCTGTATTTTCAGgataaatttgattattatgaCTGATGACGCAAGCCTAAAATTGAATCCAGTGATGATTATACTGCGATAAATGTATTGTTGATCTGGAAAAGACAATCTCTATTTTGTATCGCATTTTTTCTCAGTTAATTTTACTGGTAAAAATCTGAATTGTGAGTAAACTTGTATGTGCGTTATTCTTGCTTATGTTGATGGACTCACTCGGAAGTTAAACACGTAGGAAGCAACGATAAAGTTTATCCGACTTCAGTTTTAACGGTTGCCAGATGTCTCATCTcttgttttttcaattttgtaGGATCTGGATTTGTATGGAATTATAACCGAGACTGAAAAACGTGGCATAACTTTTGATCAACTAATCACTGTTCCTGAACAAGATGAATGGGTTTATAGTGATGGGAAGTCTACAACATGCGTGGCATTTATTCTTGCCATGTATAAAGCAGCTGGAGTATTTGGACCGATTTCAAATTCAATCCAAGTAACTGAGTTTACGGTAAGCACCATGAGCCTGTCTCCATACACAGTCGTCGTAAAGGAATCTATTTATCAGGCCGTTTAGATGAATAAAATTTGAGAAGTTATGTGACTTTTTGTTATTGGTCCCTCCATAAACCATTCGTTTGGCCAGCTTGTCTCCCCTCATCCCTGCTCAACCCCACCACCTCTGCCCCCAGATTTCTGGATTTGCTCCTGTTTTATCTTATAATCTCTGTTTGTCCATTTGCAGATCAGGGACGCTTACATGCTCAAGATTTTTGAAAGCAACAGGACAAATTTGCCAAATTGGTGCAACAATGATGAGGATCAGCTTCCTTTCTGCCAAATATTGGGCGAGTATAAAATGGAAT encodes the following:
- the LOC140979016 gene encoding uncharacterized protein, with amino-acid sequence MLDSQKISWILRFIFLLGLGFEFGEALKVPFRVNDVLPVLPRQISWPVLNNIHSAVDLLPQYIGSLTPNNGSINWKGACFFDNEAKIDFTDSGDRGIGGGLIHLSTAAAHSWTCMDLYVFATPYRVTWDYYFSARDHTLKIESWEEPAEVEYVKQHGISVFLMPSGMLGTLLSMVDILPLFSNTGWGQNANLAFLKKHMSASFEKRHQPSRATINPQDVHSGDFLAVSKIRGRWGGFETLEKWVTGAFAGHTAVCLKDDLGNLWVGESGHENEKGEEIIVVLPWDEWWELALKDSSNPQIALLPLHPEVRARFNNSAAWEYARQMSGKPYGYHNMIFSWIDTVADNYPPPLDAHLVISVMSMWTRMQPAYAANMWNEALNMRLGTEDLDLYGIITETEKRGITFDQLITVPEQDEWVYSDGKSTTCVAFILAMYKAAGVFGPISNSIQVTEFTIRDAYMLKIFESNRTNLPNWCNNDEDQLPFCQILGEYKMELPFYNTLEPYANMNENCPSLPPTYERPTHC